The segment ATTTATAGATTTGAATAATGAAATTCAAGAAGACGGAGAGGTTTATTTTTATAAATTTAACGACGATGAAGGCAAGCAGGTCTATTGGCACAGCACTGCCCACATTATGGCACAGGCTGTAAAAAGGTTGTTTCCCAATGCAAAGATTACCATTGGTCCTGCCATCGAAAATGGATTTTATTATGATTTTGATGTGGAAACTCCTTTCAGAGACGCTGATTTGGAAAAAATTGAAGCAGAAATGCAAAAAATAATTGATGAAAATTTCTTCTTTCAACGTCGGGAACTCTCTCGCAAAGAGGCAATAGAACTTTTCAACACTAAAAATGAACTGTATAAAATCGAACTAATAAAAGATCTTCCTGAAGAGGAGATTCTATCTATCTACGTGGATGGTGATTTTGTGGACTTATGTCGTGGTCCGCATATTCAATCAACCAATCAGATTAAATCCTTCAAACTGCTAAAATTTTCTGGTGCTTACTGGCGTGGAGATGAAAAAAATAAAATGCTTCAACGAATTTATGGCATTTCGTTCCCAAAAAAGAAAATGTTAAATCAGTATATTGAAAAATTAAAATCCGCAGAAAGACGCGACCATCGTAAACTTGGCAAAGAACTCGACCTTTTCGGATTCTATCCCGAAGTCGGTCCGGGACTTGTGCACTGGCATCCAAAAGGTGGAATTATACGAAACGTTATCGAAGATTTCTGGAAGAAAGAACATTATAAAGCCGGATATGACATAGTTTATACTCCCCATATCGGCAAAGCAAATCTCTGGGAAACTAGCGGGCACCTCGGATTTTACTCCGAAAGTATGTATGCTCCCATGGAAATTGATAAGGCCGATTATTACATCAAACCGATGAATTGCCCCTTCCATATAATGATCTACAATTCAAAATTACACAGCTATCGTGAATTGCCTATCAAATATTCGGAACTCGGAACTGTTTATCGCTATGAACTTTCCGGTGCTTTGCACGGTCTAATGCGAGTGCGCGGATTTACTCAGGACGATGCTCACATAATTTGTACTCCTAAGCAGCTCGAAAAAGAAGTGCTTAAATTACTCGATTTTTCACTATTCTTCCTTCGCTCTTTTGGATTTGATAAATACGAGATTTTTCTTTCAACCAAACCCGACAAACACGTTGGCGATGATGCTGATTGGGAAATGGCAACCGCTTCTCTGAAAAAAGCTCTCGATAAATCTGAACTTCCCTACAAAGTTGATTCTGGCGAAGGTGTTTTCTACGGACCAAAAATTGATATAAAAATAAAAGATGCTATTGACCGTTCTTGGCAATGCACCACCATCCAATTTGATTTCAATCTTCCTGACAGATTTGATATGAAATATATTGGTGAAGACAATTCCGAACATCGTCCTTTTATGATCCACAGAGCGCTGCTTGGTTCTCTCGAAAGATTTTTTGGCATTCTTATTGAGCATTACGAGGGAAATTTCCCGGTGTGGCTCGCACCTGTTCAGGTAGAGATTATCCCGATCGGTGAACATCATTTTGAATATGCAAATAAAATTCTTGCCCAATTACGTGAAGCAGAAATTCGCGCTGAAGTAGATTT is part of the Candidatus Cloacimonadota bacterium genome and harbors:
- the thrS gene encoding threonine--tRNA ligase; amino-acid sequence: MEIKIKFPDDSVKKYEKGISPLQIAEKISKGFAKEIITAKFNNKFIDLNNEIQEDGEVYFYKFNDDEGKQVYWHSTAHIMAQAVKRLFPNAKITIGPAIENGFYYDFDVETPFRDADLEKIEAEMQKIIDENFFFQRRELSRKEAIELFNTKNELYKIELIKDLPEEEILSIYVDGDFVDLCRGPHIQSTNQIKSFKLLKFSGAYWRGDEKNKMLQRIYGISFPKKKMLNQYIEKLKSAERRDHRKLGKELDLFGFYPEVGPGLVHWHPKGGIIRNVIEDFWKKEHYKAGYDIVYTPHIGKANLWETSGHLGFYSESMYAPMEIDKADYYIKPMNCPFHIMIYNSKLHSYRELPIKYSELGTVYRYELSGALHGLMRVRGFTQDDAHIICTPKQLEKEVLKLLDFSLFFLRSFGFDKYEIFLSTKPDKHVGDDADWEMATASLKKALDKSELPYKVDSGEGVFYGPKIDIKIKDAIDRSWQCTTIQFDFNLPDRFDMKYIGEDNSEHRPFMIHRALLGSLERFFGILIEHYEGNFPVWLAPVQVEIIPIGEHHFEYANKILAQLREAEIRAEVDFQNEKIGYKIRTAEKGKIPYMLIIGDKEIENENVSIRKHKKGDQGSTSLSEFVERLKQEILGKK